In Hwangdonia lutea, a single window of DNA contains:
- a CDS encoding HmuY family protein yields MNIIKTKQLAILFTLFIGFTSCSDDDAKPLLEVESETVSNLHAPQTGGQGQPVSGAFTKFNFATGQTTTSDTDWDIAFRGTSIIVNGGTTLGTTDEPNRTGNAAVYITNGTMASVTSVDTSLFEQDSDTGYAISTGSGNSWYTYAGPPTHLITPTPGKILVFKTYNGLYAKVEILSYYKDAPANPDAYTDETPYYTFSYVFQPNADLTTF; encoded by the coding sequence ATGAACATTATTAAAACCAAACAACTCGCCATTTTATTCACATTATTTATTGGTTTCACATCTTGTAGCGATGACGATGCTAAGCCATTATTGGAGGTAGAATCTGAAACCGTTTCCAATTTACACGCCCCACAAACCGGCGGCCAAGGGCAACCCGTTTCAGGAGCGTTTACCAAGTTTAATTTTGCAACAGGACAAACAACAACGAGCGATACCGATTGGGATATTGCCTTTAGAGGCACTTCAATTATTGTAAATGGTGGCACCACTTTGGGTACAACCGATGAGCCCAATCGAACAGGAAACGCGGCGGTGTATATTACCAATGGCACCATGGCTTCTGTAACAAGTGTAGACACCTCTTTATTTGAACAAGATTCCGATACTGGTTACGCCATTTCAACTGGAAGCGGCAATAGCTGGTACACTTATGCGGGTCCTCCAACACATTTAATTACGCCAACCCCCGGAAAAATATTGGTGTTTAAAACCTACAACGGGCTTTATGCCAAAGTTGAAATTTTAAGCTATTATAAAGATGCTCCGGCAAATCCTGATGCATATACTGATGAAACGCCTTACTACACTTTCAGCTATGTTTTTCAACCTAATGCGGACCTAACTACTTTTTAA
- a CDS encoding DoxX family membrane protein: MSILFIVCRLFLGGFMIYGGIQKFNKPMPEPIEVVEKAQKFTAAEKVNTLQKILYISGAKQTGYFWQVLGICELLFGLLLMIQGTGFIGALFLLPITLHIFLFHLFLEPDDIEELVQTGVLFAINIGLIMREKEKWKHLLWIKPI, translated from the coding sequence ATGAGCATATTATTTATTGTATGTCGTCTTTTTTTAGGAGGATTTATGATTTATGGAGGGATTCAAAAATTCAACAAACCCATGCCCGAACCCATTGAAGTTGTAGAAAAAGCTCAAAAATTCACAGCAGCCGAAAAAGTTAATACCTTGCAAAAAATCCTTTATATAAGTGGCGCAAAACAAACGGGCTATTTTTGGCAAGTTTTAGGCATTTGCGAATTATTGTTCGGATTGCTTTTAATGATTCAAGGCACAGGGTTTATTGGTGCTCTGTTTTTGTTGCCAATAACCTTGCACATTTTTTTATTTCATTTGTTTTTAGAACCCGATGATATTGAAGAGCTTGTACAAACGGGTGTTTTATTTGCCATTAACATTGGTTTGATAATGCGCGAAAAAGAAAAATGGAAACATTTACTTTGGATTAAACCTATTTAA
- a CDS encoding carbonic anhydrase, producing MDLTKVFENNKNWIKNKLNVQDNYFEELGKGQEPDLLYIGCSDSRVTAEDLMGLGPGDVFVHRNIANMVISIDLSVMSVVNYAVDHLKVKQIVVCGHYACGGVKAAMQSADLGILNPWLRNIRDVYRLHKDELNAIEDEDKKYDRLVELNVQEQCVNLIKTAAVQRAYRDRGLQVHGWVFDVSTGKLIDLKIDFEKYLTDIMEIYHLD from the coding sequence ATGGATTTAACAAAAGTATTTGAGAACAACAAAAATTGGATAAAAAACAAACTCAATGTTCAAGACAACTATTTTGAAGAACTCGGTAAAGGCCAAGAGCCAGACCTTTTATATATAGGATGCAGCGATAGTAGAGTTACTGCCGAAGATTTAATGGGACTTGGTCCGGGTGATGTTTTTGTACACCGCAACATAGCCAATATGGTTATAAGTATAGACTTAAGTGTTATGTCGGTTGTTAATTATGCTGTAGATCATTTAAAAGTGAAGCAAATTGTAGTTTGTGGGCATTATGCCTGCGGCGGTGTAAAAGCAGCTATGCAATCGGCAGATTTAGGTATTTTAAACCCCTGGTTACGTAACATTCGAGACGTGTATAGATTGCACAAAGACGAATTAAATGCCATAGAAGATGAAGATAAAAAATACGACAGGCTTGTAGAGCTTAATGTGCAAGAACAATGTGTTAACCTAATTAAAACAGCAGCCGTACAAAGAGCTTACAGAGATAGAGGCCTGCAAGTACATGGTTGGGTATTTGATGTAAGCACCGGAAAACTGATTGATTTGAAGATTGACTTCGAAAAATATTTAACTGATATTATGGAAATTTATCATTTAGATTAA